A stretch of Spirosoma oryzicola DNA encodes these proteins:
- the dinB gene encoding DNA polymerase IV — protein MDAFYASVEQRDNEHLRGKPVAVGGSRQRGVVAAASYEARQFGVRSAMASSIAIRKCPDLIFVKPRFDVYKAVSAQIRGIFAQYTPLIEPLSLDEAYLDVTNNLVNNPSATRIAQAIKEQIRQETGLTASAGVSYNKFLAKLASDYRKPDGLFVIRPTEGAAFVEGLAVGQFHGVGRVTAAKMNQLGIFTGADLRQKSEAFLTQHFGKVGHHYYSIANAVDHRPVTPDRVRKSVGSETTFEQDLTDAPDLQNSLEPLLDSVWSYCQRTNVLGRTVTLKVKYADFQQITRSRTTPSLITDRTLLKQVSNELLTSLLPVQKGVRLLGIALSSLQDWSTARNGQLSLDL, from the coding sequence ATGGATGCCTTTTACGCATCCGTCGAGCAACGGGACAATGAACATCTTCGGGGAAAGCCCGTTGCGGTAGGGGGCTCCCGGCAGCGTGGTGTTGTAGCCGCTGCCAGTTATGAAGCGCGTCAATTCGGGGTTCGCTCGGCAATGGCGTCGTCCATCGCGATTCGAAAATGCCCCGATCTTATTTTTGTAAAACCTCGCTTTGACGTGTATAAAGCCGTGTCGGCGCAGATACGGGGTATTTTTGCCCAGTACACCCCGCTTATTGAACCGCTCTCACTCGATGAAGCGTATCTGGACGTAACCAACAACCTAGTCAATAATCCGTCCGCTACCCGAATTGCCCAGGCTATCAAAGAGCAGATCCGACAAGAGACGGGGCTGACCGCTTCGGCTGGTGTGTCGTACAACAAATTTCTGGCTAAGCTGGCATCGGATTACCGCAAGCCCGATGGCTTATTTGTTATCAGACCCACTGAGGGCGCAGCCTTTGTGGAAGGATTGGCTGTTGGGCAGTTTCACGGGGTTGGCCGGGTTACCGCAGCAAAAATGAATCAGTTGGGTATTTTCACCGGCGCGGATTTGCGCCAGAAAAGCGAAGCTTTTTTGACCCAGCACTTCGGTAAAGTTGGTCATCATTACTATTCCATTGCCAACGCAGTCGATCACCGCCCGGTAACGCCTGACCGGGTACGAAAATCAGTGGGTTCCGAGACAACGTTCGAGCAGGATCTCACCGATGCTCCCGACCTGCAAAATTCCCTCGAACCACTACTGGACAGTGTATGGAGCTATTGCCAGCGGACGAATGTGTTGGGGCGAACGGTGACGCTGAAAGTCAAGTACGCCGATTTTCAACAAATTACCCGCAGCCGTACCACGCCTAGCCTGATTACGGATCGCACGCTGCTCAAACAGGTGAGTAATGAATTGCTAACCTCTTTGCTTCCCGTGCAAAAGGGTGTACGGTTGCTAGGTATAGCGCTGTCAAGCCTACAGGACTGGTCGACAGCCAGGAATGGGCAATTATCGCTGGATCTGTGA